In one Staphylococcus lutrae genomic region, the following are encoded:
- the galE gene encoding UDP-glucose 4-epimerase GalE, with product MTMLVLGGAGYIGSHCVDQLVEAGYDVAVVDNLVKGHRQAVHTAARFYEGDVRDREFLDRVFQQESIDGVFHFCAYSLVGESVSYPLEYFNNNVYGLQVLLEVMRKHQVEHIIFSSTAAVYGEPEEVPIVETASKSPTSPYGESKLIMEKMMHWCHEAYGVHYAALRYFNVAGAKADGIIGEDHHPETHLIPVVLQVALGQRDELKMFGDDYDTPDGTPIRDYLHVTDLIDAHILAYEYLKAGGESGAFNLGTNHGYSVKEILNAAREVTGRDIPAVVAPRRAGDPSKLVASSDKAQTVLKWRPQHDDIHDIIGSAWKWHQQHPNGYENV from the coding sequence ATGACTATGCTTGTTTTAGGTGGCGCAGGTTATATCGGGAGTCACTGTGTAGATCAATTGGTTGAAGCGGGATATGATGTTGCGGTTGTAGATAATTTAGTTAAAGGGCATCGTCAAGCGGTGCATACAGCTGCCCGTTTTTACGAAGGGGACGTTCGGGATCGTGAATTTTTAGATCGTGTATTTCAACAAGAATCGATTGATGGGGTTTTTCATTTTTGCGCTTATTCATTAGTCGGAGAATCTGTGTCGTATCCATTAGAATATTTCAATAACAATGTTTACGGGTTGCAAGTGCTCTTAGAAGTCATGCGCAAACATCAAGTCGAACACATTATATTCAGTTCAACAGCGGCGGTATATGGTGAACCAGAAGAAGTTCCAATTGTGGAAACAGCTTCGAAGTCACCGACAAGTCCGTACGGTGAAAGTAAACTCATAATGGAAAAGATGATGCATTGGTGTCATGAAGCGTACGGTGTCCATTATGCTGCGTTACGTTATTTTAATGTAGCCGGTGCAAAAGCAGATGGCATCATTGGTGAGGATCATCACCCTGAAACACATCTGATTCCAGTGGTACTTCAAGTCGCATTAGGTCAACGTGATGAATTAAAAATGTTTGGCGATGACTATGATACGCCGGATGGTACGCCAATAAGAGATTATTTACACGTGACTGATTTAATTGATGCACACATTTTAGCATATGAATACTTAAAAGCAGGCGGAGAAAGTGGTGCGTTCAACTTAGGAACGAATCATGGTTATTCCGTAAAAGAAATCTTGAATGCGGCTCGTGAAGTCACTGGGCGTGATATTCCAGCAGTTGTTGCGCCTAGACGTGCAGGTGACCCGAGTAAATTGGTTGCTTCTAGTGATAAAGCACAAACCGTTTTGAAATGGCGACCACAACATGATGATATTCACGACATTATCGGCAGTGCTTGGAAATGGCATCAACAACACCCGAATGGTTATGAAAACGTCTAG
- a CDS encoding molybdenum cofactor biosynthesis protein MoaE produces MKQFEVVTQPIEPEQYRRFTLNEKQGAIVVFTGHVREWTKGVRTAYLEYEAYVPMAERKLQQIGDEIAERWPGTITAIAHRIGALQISDIAVCISVSSPHRQDAYAANEYAIERIKAIVPIWKKEIWEDGAEWQGHQRGYHEDAINEGGLSL; encoded by the coding sequence TTGAAACAATTTGAAGTCGTCACACAGCCAATAGAACCAGAACAATACCGTCGTTTCACGTTGAATGAAAAACAAGGTGCGATTGTCGTTTTTACTGGGCATGTCCGTGAATGGACAAAAGGTGTGAGAACAGCGTATTTAGAATATGAAGCCTATGTACCAATGGCAGAAAGAAAGCTTCAACAAATCGGGGATGAAATTGCTGAACGATGGCCCGGGACTATCACAGCGATTGCACATCGCATTGGCGCATTACAAATATCAGATATTGCAGTGTGTATCAGTGTCTCATCACCACATAGACAAGACGCATATGCTGCAAATGAGTATGCGATTGAGCGAATTAAAGCCATCGTCCCTATTTGGAAAAAAGAAATTTGGGAAGATGGGGCAGAATGGCAAGGACATCAAAGAGGATATCATGAAGATGCAATCAATGAAGGAGGACTTTCGTTGTGA
- the moaD gene encoding molybdopterin converting factor subunit 1 → MKVLYFAELKELINRSEDVFHFEDEVAVEELKSFLFETYPVIQGKKFQIAVNEEFARADDRIQPDDVIALIPPVSGG, encoded by the coding sequence GTGAAAGTACTGTATTTTGCTGAATTAAAAGAGCTGATCAATCGATCGGAGGATGTTTTTCATTTTGAGGATGAAGTGGCTGTAGAGGAATTGAAATCCTTTTTATTCGAAACGTATCCAGTCATACAAGGGAAGAAGTTTCAAATTGCAGTAAATGAAGAGTTTGCACGTGCGGATGATCGCATTCAACCTGATGATGTGATTGCCCTCATCCCACCAGTCAGTGGAGGTTAA
- a CDS encoding MogA/MoaB family molybdenum cofactor biosynthesis protein has product MHTNVRLDRAIRCAVLTISDTRTVETDKGGQCVQDLLKTIDCEIQPEHYTIVKDEQKAITQQLEKWLTEEIDVIVTTGGTGIAPRDVTIEAVVPLLDKEIEGFGELFRYLSFTEDVGTRALLSRAVAGTSNKKLIFCLPGSTGAVKLALNRLILPELTHLVYEMNKSGSGNAHCSG; this is encoded by the coding sequence ATGCATACGAATGTCAGATTAGATCGCGCAATTCGCTGTGCAGTATTAACGATTTCTGACACGCGAACGGTTGAAACAGATAAGGGAGGACAATGTGTTCAAGATCTACTAAAAACAATTGATTGTGAAATTCAGCCTGAGCATTACACGATTGTGAAAGATGAACAAAAGGCGATAACCCAGCAATTGGAAAAATGGTTAACAGAAGAAATCGATGTGATTGTGACGACAGGCGGAACGGGGATTGCGCCGAGAGATGTGACGATTGAAGCGGTTGTACCCCTCTTGGATAAAGAAATAGAAGGATTCGGCGAGTTGTTTCGTTATTTAAGTTTTACCGAAGATGTGGGGACACGTGCATTATTATCGCGAGCTGTGGCAGGAACGTCAAACAAAAAATTAATATTTTGCTTACCTGGGTCTACAGGTGCAGTTAAATTAGCGTTAAATCGGTTGATCTTACCTGAATTGACGCATTTAGTTTACGAAATGAACAAATCTGGGAGCGGAAATGCACATTGCAGTGGATAG
- the mobA gene encoding molybdenum cofactor guanylyltransferase MobA encodes MKAIILAGGRSERFGAPKAFARINGMTFYEKLIETLTATNMFNEIIVSTNHQLLPQFQIENVVEDVPKYRDKGPLAGIYSVMQRDTEEDLYFVISVDTPMVTKKAISHLYQFMVANLIEEKLDIAGFIENGRPIPTIAFYHKSVLPIIEKALQSDDLSMKHVYEQVSTDWIETQAIDAPSYWAKNINHQQDLASLEAEIAK; translated from the coding sequence ATGAAAGCAATTATATTGGCAGGGGGGCGTTCTGAACGTTTTGGCGCACCGAAAGCATTTGCACGAATTAACGGAATGACTTTTTATGAAAAACTGATTGAAACACTCACTGCTACAAATATGTTTAATGAAATTATAGTGAGCACGAATCACCAGCTTTTACCACAATTTCAAATTGAGAATGTCGTGGAGGATGTACCGAAATATCGTGATAAAGGTCCACTAGCCGGCATTTATAGTGTGATGCAACGCGATACAGAGGAAGATCTTTATTTTGTCATTTCGGTAGATACGCCAATGGTGACGAAGAAAGCCATCAGTCATCTTTATCAATTTATGGTTGCCAACCTCATTGAAGAGAAATTGGATATTGCAGGATTTATAGAAAATGGTAGACCCATACCAACGATTGCTTTTTATCATAAAAGCGTGTTACCGATTATTGAAAAGGCATTGCAATCGGATGATTTAAGTATGAAGCATGTTTATGAACAAGTGTCCACTGATTGGATAGAGACGCAAGCCATTGATGCACCGAGCTATTGGGCAAAAAATATCAATCATCAACAAGATTTGGCATCATTAGAAGCTGAAATTGCGAAATAA
- the modA gene encoding molybdate ABC transporter substrate-binding protein: MKKLISWIVLSSVLVVILTACGQSSTSQSSKEAHTQKELTISAAASLTDVTKALEKAFKKEHPDIDISFNYGGSGALREQIDKGAPVDVFMSANTKDVNMLKDKGKLHQTYDYTRNQLVLIHQKGSDIRSLQQLGEKGQLALGEVKSVPAGKYAKTYLEDQQLWTKVENQIVYAKDVREVLNYVDKGNAQLGFVYQTDLYVGQKPHEGVEKVADAPLKSPIVYRMGTVTDKPESKAWFDFMKSKTAQQILKAYHFEN; encoded by the coding sequence ATGAAAAAGTTAATCAGTTGGATTGTATTGAGTAGTGTACTTGTCGTGATTTTAACAGCATGCGGTCAATCGTCTACATCTCAAAGTTCTAAGGAAGCGCATACTCAAAAAGAATTAACCATTTCTGCAGCAGCCAGTTTGACTGACGTGACGAAAGCATTAGAAAAAGCTTTTAAAAAAGAACATCCAGATATCGATATTTCTTTTAATTATGGAGGCTCCGGTGCATTGCGTGAACAAATCGATAAAGGGGCCCCTGTCGATGTCTTTATGTCAGCGAATACGAAAGATGTGAATATGTTGAAGGACAAAGGGAAATTGCATCAAACTTATGACTATACACGAAATCAGCTCGTACTGATTCATCAGAAAGGTAGCGATATTCGCAGTCTTCAACAACTCGGGGAAAAAGGGCAATTGGCGCTTGGAGAAGTTAAATCTGTACCTGCTGGAAAATATGCAAAAACGTACTTAGAAGATCAACAGCTTTGGACAAAAGTTGAAAATCAAATTGTTTACGCTAAAGATGTGCGTGAAGTGTTGAACTATGTAGATAAGGGGAATGCCCAGTTAGGATTTGTCTACCAAACAGATTTATATGTAGGTCAAAAACCACATGAAGGTGTTGAAAAAGTGGCAGATGCCCCACTGAAATCACCTATCGTTTATCGCATGGGGACAGTCACAGATAAGCCGGAATCAAAAGCTTGGTTCGATTTTATGAAAAGTAAAACGGCACAACAAATTTTAAAAGCATACCATTTTGAAAATTAG
- a CDS encoding ThiF family adenylyltransferase, with product MKQERYSRQILYKGIGQSGQQKINQKTVLIVGMGALGTHLAEGLIRAGIGKLILVDRDYIEHSNLQRQTLFTEHDADQRIPKVVAARQMLQAIRRDAVIEIYIEHVDAAFLEQHVPYVDLIMDATDNFETRMRLNDAAYRYRVPWIYGGVVQSTYVSAPFIPGKTPCFQCLVPQIPALNLTCDTVGVIQPAVTMTTSFQLRDGLKILTDTTIDAKLTYGDIWEGTHFTFGMGRLQREDCATCGTQPYYPYLNERTSGFAVLCGRDTVQYQHPDLSYTELKSFLDSRGIRYHMNDYLLQFKFEKYRIVAFQEGRLLIHGLKDAAQAQVLIRKLFG from the coding sequence ATGAAGCAAGAGCGATATTCTCGACAAATTTTATATAAAGGAATCGGTCAAAGCGGTCAACAAAAAATCAACCAAAAAACCGTTTTAATAGTTGGAATGGGTGCACTAGGCACACACCTTGCTGAAGGCCTAATCCGTGCAGGAATTGGTAAATTGATTCTCGTTGATCGTGATTATATTGAACATTCCAATTTACAACGTCAAACTTTGTTTACAGAACATGATGCAGACCAGCGTATACCGAAAGTTGTGGCTGCCAGACAGATGTTGCAAGCGATACGTCGAGACGCTGTGATTGAGATTTATATTGAGCATGTAGATGCCGCTTTTTTAGAGCAACATGTGCCATACGTCGATTTAATTATGGATGCGACGGATAATTTTGAGACACGAATGCGATTAAATGATGCGGCATATCGCTATCGTGTTCCATGGATTTATGGGGGTGTCGTACAAAGCACTTATGTCTCAGCGCCATTTATACCTGGAAAGACACCTTGTTTTCAGTGTTTAGTCCCTCAAATTCCAGCATTAAATTTAACTTGTGACACAGTCGGCGTTATTCAACCCGCTGTCACAATGACGACGAGCTTTCAACTGCGAGATGGATTGAAAATATTGACAGATACCACCATAGATGCAAAGTTAACATATGGTGACATATGGGAAGGGACCCATTTCACATTTGGGATGGGGCGGTTACAACGTGAAGATTGCGCAACATGTGGAACACAACCGTACTACCCTTACTTGAATGAACGAACATCAGGCTTTGCAGTATTGTGCGGGAGAGATACCGTTCAATATCAGCACCCTGATTTAAGCTATACTGAATTGAAAAGTTTTTTAGACTCACGAGGCATACGTTATCATATGAATGACTATTTATTACAATTCAAGTTCGAAAAGTATCGCATTGTGGCATTTCAAGAAGGGCGTTTGTTGATACATGGGTTAAAAGATGCTGCGCAAGCCCAAGTGCTGATACGAAAACTATTTGGTTAG
- the mobB gene encoding molybdopterin-guanine dinucleotide biosynthesis protein B — protein sequence MILQVVGFKDVGKTTVMQDLVTYFKRLGYPVVTIKHHGHAGDEITLPDAHLDHMRHFHAGADQSIVQGHQYIESVQKYDQMPLQTLIDECVTIDESVILIEGYKNEHYDKIILYRNDEEYKQLQQLSNVKYALKRSATATDDTAFKAWLAAWVLNDEG from the coding sequence ATGATTTTGCAAGTTGTAGGTTTTAAAGACGTGGGTAAGACGACTGTAATGCAAGATTTAGTGACGTATTTTAAACGTTTAGGTTATCCGGTTGTGACGATTAAACATCATGGTCATGCAGGGGATGAGATTACATTACCGGATGCACACTTAGATCATATGCGACATTTTCATGCAGGGGCAGATCAAAGTATTGTCCAAGGACATCAATATATTGAAAGCGTCCAAAAGTATGACCAAATGCCTTTACAGACTTTGATTGACGAATGTGTTACCATTGACGAAAGTGTGATTTTAATTGAAGGATATAAAAATGAACATTACGATAAAATTATTCTCTATCGTAATGATGAAGAATATAAACAGTTACAACAACTGTCAAATGTCAAATATGCACTGAAAAGAAGTGCAACCGCCACAGATGATACTGCATTTAAAGCGTGGTTGGCTGCATGGGTGTTAAATGATGAAGGGTGA
- the moaC gene encoding cyclic pyranopterin monophosphate synthase MoaC, which yields MSEFTHLNAQGHAKMVDVSDKNITKRTAIAHSSIEVNETIYNQITHNTNKKGNVLNTAQIAGIMAAKNTASVIPMCHPLPLTGVDVTFDWEISNNQYLLHITTTVSTTGKTGVEMEALTAASITALTIYDMCKAVDKGMIIGATYLIKKTGGKSDFDRQS from the coding sequence ATGTCTGAATTCACACATCTCAATGCACAAGGTCATGCCAAAATGGTGGACGTCTCTGATAAAAACATAACAAAACGTACTGCTATTGCGCATTCAAGCATTGAAGTTAATGAAACCATTTATAATCAAATTACCCATAACACAAACAAAAAAGGAAATGTTTTAAACACCGCACAAATCGCAGGAATTATGGCGGCTAAAAACACAGCGTCCGTCATTCCAATGTGCCATCCTTTACCGCTGACTGGTGTCGACGTCACATTCGATTGGGAGATATCGAATAACCAATACCTTTTACACATCACTACAACGGTCTCTACCACTGGCAAAACAGGTGTAGAAATGGAAGCCTTAACAGCCGCTTCAATCACTGCACTGACGATATATGACATGTGTAAAGCAGTGGATAAAGGAATGATCATTGGTGCGACGTATCTCATTAAAAAAACGGGCGGCAAGTCTGATTTTGATCGTCAATCTTAA
- a CDS encoding ATP-binding cassette domain-containing protein produces the protein MIKLDIQKSIRQRVIEVQIQSVAPRIFAIQGASGIGKTTLLNIIAGIRKPDKGYIQINGRVLTDQSQSIHVPIRERRIGYLFQDYQLFPHMTVLQNITFMTPYNAHIAYLMTRLNIDDLRDTFPEQCSGGEKQRVALVRALSTKPDLLLLDEPFSSLDEETRRESMHLVKGIFEEWKIPVIFVTHSKWEAEMLADEVIVLR, from the coding sequence TTGATTAAACTCGATATCCAAAAAAGCATTCGGCAGCGTGTGATTGAAGTTCAAATACAAAGTGTAGCGCCTCGCATTTTTGCGATTCAAGGGGCTTCAGGTATAGGGAAGACGACTTTGTTGAATATAATTGCAGGGATACGCAAACCAGACAAAGGTTATATCCAAATCAACGGTCGAGTATTGACCGATCAATCTCAATCCATTCATGTCCCAATACGTGAACGACGTATCGGCTATTTATTTCAAGACTATCAACTTTTCCCACACATGACAGTATTGCAAAATATTACTTTTATGACACCCTATAATGCGCATATCGCTTATTTAATGACACGTCTCAATATTGATGATTTACGAGATACGTTTCCTGAACAATGTTCGGGAGGCGAGAAGCAACGGGTTGCCTTAGTCCGTGCACTCAGTACGAAACCTGATTTATTGTTGTTAGATGAACCTTTCTCCAGTTTAGATGAAGAGACGCGACGTGAAAGTATGCATCTCGTTAAAGGGATATTTGAAGAGTGGAAAATTCCTGTCATCTTTGTGACGCATTCAAAATGGGAAGCGGAGATGTTAGCCGATGAAGTGATTGTCTTACGATAA
- the glp gene encoding gephyrin-like molybdotransferase Glp, with the protein MSVEKRHPIPVTEAIHRVLSQNIVTDKTMVNIYESEGYILAEDIEAIFDIPRFDKSPYDGFAVRSEDTHGASHDHRIAFQVIDHIGAGKVSDKVLEAGQAIRIMTGAEMPKGADAVVMLEQTVETEKGFTLRKPFEAFENVSLKGEETKAGEIVLTAGQRINAGAVAVLATFGYVDIPVYRKPTVAVIATGSELVDIDAPLEPGKIRNSNGPMIHALLRKEGIDAIKYQIQTDDFESSLAAIKEAFLKHDMVITTGGVSVGDFDYLPDIYKALNADVLFNKVAMRPGSVTTVAVADGKYLFGLSGNPSACYSGFELFVKPALYHMMYAEKCYPVMIRATLMEDFKKANPFTRFIRAEVVLTGSEATVKPSGFNKSGAVVSIAHSNAIMVLPSGTRGFKKGYQVDVMLTSSELYQRELHL; encoded by the coding sequence ATGTCAGTAGAAAAAAGACATCCCATACCGGTTACTGAAGCAATTCATAGAGTCCTTTCACAAAACATCGTGACAGATAAAACGATGGTTAATATATACGAGAGTGAAGGTTATATTCTAGCAGAAGATATTGAAGCGATATTTGACATTCCACGTTTTGATAAATCACCCTATGATGGTTTTGCGGTAAGGAGTGAGGATACTCACGGTGCTTCACATGACCATCGTATTGCATTCCAAGTCATTGATCATATCGGTGCCGGGAAGGTATCGGATAAAGTGCTTGAAGCGGGACAAGCGATACGGATTATGACTGGGGCGGAAATGCCAAAAGGTGCGGATGCCGTCGTCATGCTTGAGCAAACGGTTGAAACGGAAAAAGGATTCACTTTGCGTAAGCCATTTGAAGCGTTTGAAAATGTGTCATTAAAAGGGGAAGAGACGAAAGCCGGGGAGATCGTATTAACTGCGGGTCAGCGGATTAATGCGGGTGCTGTTGCTGTATTAGCGACATTTGGCTATGTAGATATCCCAGTTTATCGTAAACCGACTGTCGCTGTTATTGCAACGGGGAGTGAGTTAGTAGATATTGATGCGCCACTCGAACCGGGCAAGATTCGCAATTCAAATGGTCCGATGATTCATGCATTGTTACGTAAAGAAGGTATCGACGCCATCAAATATCAAATTCAAACAGATGATTTTGAAAGCAGTTTAGCCGCAATAAAAGAAGCGTTTCTTAAACATGACATGGTGATTACGACGGGAGGTGTCTCCGTCGGGGATTTTGATTATTTACCTGATATTTACAAAGCGCTCAATGCCGATGTCCTTTTTAATAAAGTTGCAATGAGACCGGGAAGTGTAACAACTGTTGCAGTAGCGGATGGAAAGTACCTCTTTGGCCTCTCTGGAAACCCCTCTGCGTGTTATTCTGGTTTTGAATTATTTGTTAAACCCGCACTTTATCACATGATGTATGCAGAAAAATGTTATCCTGTGATGATTCGTGCGACACTAATGGAAGATTTTAAAAAGGCAAATCCGTTTACACGCTTTATTCGTGCAGAGGTTGTACTCACTGGTTCTGAAGCGACCGTGAAACCTTCTGGATTCAACAAGTCTGGTGCCGTTGTATCCATTGCACATAGTAATGCAATCATGGTCTTGCCGAGCGGGACCCGAGGATTTAAAAAGGGCTATCAAGTGGATGTCATGCTCACATCATCGGAACTTTATCAACGGGAGCTACACTTATGA
- the modB gene encoding molybdate ABC transporter permease subunit has product MAELMPLWISIRVAIVSTIIVSMCGILLARILYHRENKWTQFVESVLLLPIVLPPTVLGFLLLMFFSVNHPIGHFLTDILGIKIVFTWTGAVIASVIVSFPLMYQHTVHGFRQINPRMLNTARTMGATELKIFFKIILPLSRRAIISGMMLTFARAIGEFGATLMIAGYIPGKTNTLPLEIYFLVQQGRENQAWLWVLVLVAFAISVIGIMNILNKDRYREVD; this is encoded by the coding sequence ATGGCTGAACTGATGCCATTATGGATTTCCATACGAGTTGCAATCGTCAGTACGATTATTGTGAGTATGTGCGGCATCTTACTCGCACGTATCCTCTACCATCGAGAAAATAAATGGACACAGTTCGTTGAAAGTGTACTATTGTTACCCATTGTGTTGCCACCAACGGTCTTAGGGTTTTTATTGCTGATGTTTTTTTCAGTCAATCACCCGATAGGACATTTTTTAACGGATATATTGGGAATTAAAATTGTCTTTACATGGACGGGAGCAGTGATCGCTTCAGTCATCGTTAGTTTTCCACTAATGTATCAACATACCGTTCATGGTTTTCGTCAGATTAATCCACGTATGTTAAATACGGCGAGAACGATGGGGGCGACGGAATTAAAAATTTTTTTCAAAATCATTTTACCGCTCTCTCGGCGTGCGATAATTTCTGGAATGATGCTCACGTTTGCAAGAGCGATTGGCGAGTTTGGTGCAACGTTAATGATTGCAGGCTATATTCCTGGAAAAACGAATACGCTTCCCTTGGAGATTTATTTTCTTGTCCAACAAGGGCGAGAAAATCAAGCGTGGCTGTGGGTGCTTGTGCTTGTAGCATTTGCGATTAGTGTCATTGGCATAATGAATATATTGAATAAAGACCGTTATCGTGAGGTGGATTAA
- the galT gene encoding UDP-glucose--hexose-1-phosphate uridylyltransferase produces the protein MANATHVYQLADASIAYGDFELGDRQYVVNQILARLKADDIKLLDTQQGRVPQTPIEIVNVLIDDAIERGAIENILSEREQLEASLLDLITPKPSVVNREFYQRYQQSPERATNYFYKLSHLNHYIKEEAIAKNIVYTVPTTYGNFEITINLSKPEKDAKQIEREKHTPASTYPKCAICMENEGYYGTTTSAARSNHRIIQMSINGEAWGFQYSPYLYFNEHSILLSKEHTPMLINQTTFENLIDFVKQFPHYTIGSNADIPIVGGSILSHNHYQAGRHDFPMALAPIEQSFSLEGFPAVQAGIVKWPMSVIRLISEDTTALIAASEWIRQKWEAHSDASVDIKAFSESGERHHTVTPIARYRDGRYEMDVVLRDNHRTAAHPDGLFHPHQDVQHIKKENIGLIEVMGTAILPGRLKKELQAVTAYLNGDEAIELGVHRAWAHDMKVRYDFTREDAEKIVRKEVGYKFERVLEDAGVFKRNEAGQQAFQRFITTLNE, from the coding sequence ATGGCAAATGCAACACACGTGTATCAATTGGCAGATGCTAGCATCGCGTACGGCGATTTTGAACTAGGAGATCGACAATATGTTGTGAATCAAATATTAGCGCGACTCAAAGCGGATGACATTAAACTTTTAGATACACAACAAGGGAGAGTGCCGCAAACGCCTATTGAAATCGTTAACGTTTTAATTGACGATGCGATTGAAAGAGGGGCAATTGAAAATATTCTATCAGAGCGCGAGCAACTAGAAGCAAGCTTGTTAGATTTAATCACACCTAAGCCGTCTGTGGTGAACCGTGAATTTTATCAACGTTATCAACAATCACCAGAGCGAGCGACGAACTATTTTTATAAACTGAGTCACCTCAATCATTATATTAAAGAGGAAGCTATCGCTAAAAATATTGTTTATACCGTTCCGACAACGTATGGAAACTTCGAAATTACAATTAATTTATCAAAACCTGAAAAAGATGCGAAACAAATAGAAAGAGAAAAGCATACACCGGCTTCAACGTATCCTAAATGTGCAATTTGTATGGAAAATGAAGGGTATTACGGGACGACGACATCAGCTGCACGTTCAAATCATAGAATTATTCAGATGTCCATTAATGGAGAAGCATGGGGGTTCCAGTATTCACCGTATCTTTATTTTAATGAACATAGTATTTTGTTATCTAAAGAACATACGCCTATGTTGATTAATCAGACAACATTTGAAAATCTGATTGATTTTGTGAAGCAATTTCCTCATTATACGATAGGTTCAAACGCGGATATTCCAATAGTGGGAGGATCGATTTTATCGCATAATCATTATCAAGCAGGACGGCACGACTTTCCGATGGCGCTTGCCCCAATTGAACAGTCTTTTAGTCTAGAAGGTTTTCCGGCAGTACAGGCAGGGATTGTGAAGTGGCCGATGAGTGTGATTCGATTAATATCAGAAGATACAACGGCATTGATTGCTGCAAGTGAATGGATCCGTCAAAAATGGGAAGCGCACAGCGATGCAAGTGTGGACATTAAAGCTTTTAGTGAGAGCGGGGAACGGCATCATACTGTGACACCCATTGCAAGATATCGAGATGGACGCTATGAAATGGATGTCGTTTTACGTGATAATCATCGCACAGCAGCACATCCAGATGGATTATTTCATCCGCATCAAGACGTGCAACACATTAAAAAAGAAAACATCGGTTTAATTGAAGTCATGGGAACAGCGATATTACCAGGGCGTTTGAAAAAGGAATTGCAAGCTGTCACAGCCTATTTAAATGGTGACGAAGCAATTGAACTCGGTGTACACCGCGCTTGGGCCCATGACATGAAAGTGAGATATGACTTTACCCGTGAAGATGCTGAAAAAATTGTCCGAAAAGAAGTCGGTTATAAATTTGAACGGGTTCTTGAAGATGCGGGTGTGTTTAAACGTAATGAAGCAGGACAACAGGCTTTTCAACGATTTATCACGACATTAAACGAATAA